The following nucleotide sequence is from Raphanus sativus cultivar WK10039 unplaced genomic scaffold, ASM80110v3 Scaffold3317, whole genome shotgun sequence.
CGCTCATTACAAATGTTACAGACTAATGttaataatgtaaaccgaatATTATAACCAAACTATTTGTGCGATTTTATTATACATAGCTTATGTTAtgcttaaaattttaaaataaatatacttacATTTTCTTCCTATCGtgaatatgtaaaaataacttaacttatatttaataatatatacaaagaACTCTAACGAAATGTTTCTAGTATGGCATTTTAAGACAcatctttttctaaaatatattgaattataaattttattacgATAGATAGATTAGGGTGTGtgtttaaatattatcaaaacatTGGTACACACTTAGAAATTACGGGTTTTTAATACAGTACTTACCATATTGAAATACGTTCGTATACTATAGTTTTAAGTGCTCCATTAAATATTATGCTCATTAATTCCTAGTAAAGTTGgtccatttaaaaataaaagctgAGGAGCTCTGTGAGCTTGACACATCAGCATGCTCATCAAAATTGTGCATTTACTAATGCttcaggattaatatataggggattaaaTAACATATcatcaagttttttttgtaattagtaCAAAATATAAGTCACAACTATTTAAAtgattttcaattaatatatagggtaGTGGTAAATAAGTTGAAAGTTTTGGTTTTATGGACCTTtatctctttattttatttaactttaattcaaaaaaaaaaaaagaatattaggttactttataaaatttgaaacccGGCCAGTTGGGTCACTACAGAATTAGATTCGTTGCGTTCTAACTAAAAACACACATTCTCATATTTTCAGTATAAATTCGTAGCGTTCTAACTAAAACACACATTCTCATATTTTCTTTACACAGATCAGTTGGACGAAACGCGATTATCAagaggtgattttttttttgtatttcgcATAGTTATTTCATCTCAATTGTTCAGATCATTCATTAGATTacaaatagtatatattatctAGACTAGAATTTGCAGAAAGAATATTATCAGGACTATGAACTCACCGATTTTCCTCTAGCGGTTATTGATTACTTATTTCATGTTtgcatatttattaatttgcaAGAGgtgattgtttatttttttttgtattttgcaTGTTTATTTCATCTCAATAGTTGATATCATTCGTAGATTACAAATTAGTATAATATTATCTAGACtagaattttcagaaataaatattatcaGGACTATGAACTCAAGGATCTGCTCTCTAGCGGTTATTGATTACTTATTTCATGTTTGAGCAGGAGACTTATGGCTGAGGTGGCAGTGGCACTTTTACCGTTTGCAGTCGAGAGGCTTTGGAACCTCCTTGTCCGAGAAGCTGAGCGATTTCAAGGAGTTGAAGAGCAGTTCGAGGGATTAAAAAAAGATGTGGATATGTTAAGGTGCTTTTTGAAAGATGCAGAGGCCAAGAAACATGCAAGTGAAATGGTGAAAAAAACTATCAAAGACATCAAAGAAATTGTTTATGATGCAGAAGATGTCGTGGAAACCTTTCTTCTGAAGAAAGAACTCAAAGAATCAAGCAGCAGCAGCGTGAAAAGATTTGCATGCGTTACTATAACACGCATGGGGCTTGGGTCTGATATGAGAACCATATGTAAGAGGATCTCTGAGGTGATCCGTGATATGCAGAATCTTGGCGTACAAAAGGTCATTGTCGATGACGAACATATGCAGGCTCTACAGGTAAGAGAAAGAGAAATGCGACAAACATTTTCTAGAGATGATGAAGAGCAACCTTTTGTTGGGATAGAGAGAAATGTTGAGAAATTGGTTGGCTATTTGGTGGAGGAGGATAGCAGTCAAGTGGTTTCTATAACTGGGATGGGCGGTCTTGGTAAAACTACACTCGCAAGACAAGTTTTCAaccataagaaaataaaaagtcatTTTCCAGCATTGGCGTGGGTGTGTGTTTCACAACAGTTTGAAAGGAAGTGTGTCTGGCAGACAATCTTGAGACAACTCAGGCCAGAATGCGATGTGTCAAAGATGATGGAAGACGAACTTCTGGAGAAGATTGTTAGAGTGTTGGAAACACAAAAGGCTTTGATCGTCATTGATGATATTTGGAGAGAAGGAGACTGGGACCTAATTAAGCCTGTGTTTCTGCCCAAAAAAGGTGAATCTCTTAACACTGGGCcgtctttaaaaaaaactgatttgatcatgaaaatagaaaaaatataaatgtttgcAGGATGTAAGGTTTTACTTACTTCTCGCAATGAGGAAGTGGCATTACATGCAGGCGAACAATGTGACCCCATCAAACTAGAATGCCTAACTTTTGAAGAAAGTTGGGATCTTTTTCAAAGGATAGCATTTCCTATTCAAGACACAGCTGGTATGTTTAAAGGACGGCCTGCTTGGACTTTTTTATATTctagtaaatttttaaaaatgactaCAATATCTGCAAGACCATATGATCATTTCGAATTTTCTTGTAAATGATGTGCAGAATTTAAGATTGAAGAAGACATGAAAGAACTCGGTATAGAGATGCTTAAACATTGTGGAGGCCTACCATTGGCTATTAAGGTGTTAGGCGGGATGTTACACAAGAAGTACACATTGCAACAGTGGAAAACGATACGTGAGAATATCAAAGCTCCCATCTTTAGAGGAAGTGGCACTGACGAAAGAAATATCAATAAGGAGGTTTACGATGTTTTGTATCTGAGTTTCGAAGAGCTGCCTGCTTATTTGAAGTATTGCTTCCTTTACCTTGCTAGTTTTCCAGAAGATTATGCAATACCTGTGGAAAATTTGTCATATTACTGGGCTGCAGAAGGAATGCTAAGGCCAATGGATTTCGATGGAGCGAGCATTCGAGAGGTTGCAGATATATGCATAGAAGAATTGGTGAAGCGAAACATGGTTATTTCTAAAAGAGACATTGATACTTCAAGATTTGAAACACTTCAGTTGCATGACATGATGAGAGAAGTTTGTTTACGCAAAGCCGAAGAAGAGAATTTCGTACAAACCATTGATACATCAATTGCAAATTCGAAATCTCCTTGTAAATCTCGCAGACTTGCTCTTACAGGTTGGCATCAGGAACCACCATTTAATGTCGATATGGAGGTGAAGAATCCAAGCCTTAGAACTCTCTTGCTTATCGGGAATGGAGAATGGAAGGTAACAAGTTTATTCTTCCCAAGGCATAAGCTGATGAGAGTGTTAGATCTTCCTTGGGTCGAGTTTGAAGGAGGGAAGGTACCCTCTAGCATCGGGAAACTCATCCACTTGAGATATCTTAGTTTAAGGAGGTCACATGCAACTCGACTGCCTTCTTCTATGCGGAATCTGAAGAAGCTGCTCTATTTAAACCTGGATGTGATTGGTGAAGTCTACATGCCCAATATCTTGAAAGAGATGCGAGAATTGACATTTTTGTCTTTGCCGGTGATATTTCATGAAAAGACAAATTTGGAATTGGGAAATCTAGTCAAGCTGGAGACCTTGAAGTATTACTGCACAAAACATGGGAGAGTGACGGATCTACAGGGTATGCACAGAGCCGGACTTGGGCATAGTTTCACGAAACATCAGTGTAGGGCCCCCACCTAATGGGGCCCCCATTTCCAATTTTCCTAATGTAAATATGTaatgttaatatattaattttatgtgcaaagtcaaattaaaaaacaaagttTTGGTTTGTACTgtacaaaataaaagatataagtTTTTAACATCAGCGCAAGTAACTTACGGTAAGTTATTCGAGtgtctgtattttatttttatttaaatattataataaattcaaataagtaaaaaacatcatttttaatTCACTAAAGAAAACTTACGAGAGATAGTCTTTTCAACTTCTCCTCTCCTCTTTACTCTGTAAAAGCAAGCAAGTTCATAAGAAaaccagaatttttttttgttctatagATTTTCGATGCTGCTTTTTATTATCAAAACTATGATAAGTTCATCTTTATTTCGAATAGGGCCCCGAAAATCTCAGGTCCGGCTCTGGGTATGCAACGGCTCAGATCTCTCTTTATCTATATTATGGACGAGAGGTATACTATGGAAACTCTATCTTCATCTCTAAGTAAACTTTCACACTTGGAGAGTCTTACCATAGACAGCAGGGGCAGGTTTTATAGACCCACGAATGATGATGAAAAAGGATTTGTTTGGGATTTTGTTAATCTCAAGCAGCTGAAGTTGGAGATATATATGCCAAGGTTACCTGATGCCCAACGCTTTCCTTCTCACCTTAGAACCATATCTCTACGCCAGTGCCGTTTGGAGAAGGATCCAATGCCGATTCTAGAGAAATTGCTTCACTTGAAAGAGATTGAATTGTGGAATGCTTCTTTCATTGGGAGGAGAATGGATTGCTCAAGGCACGGATTTCCTCAATTGCAGAAGCTACTTTTTAAGGGATTAGATGAGTGGGAAGAGTGGATATTAGAAGAAGGCTCCATGCCCCTTCTCCATACTCTCAATATTACCTTTTGTCCAAACTTAAAGGAGCTTCCTGATGGGCTGCGATTCATCACTTCCTTGAAGAATCTTACTGTTGAATACTCAAGTGCTAAATTGTCGGTAAGATACTTTCCTTTTCGCCTTACAACCATATCTCTAACTAAGtgctgtttggaggagaatctGATGCCAGTTTTAGAGAGGTTGCTTCACctaaaaattatgtatttaggGAAAGGATCTTTATATGGGAAGAGATTGGTTTGTTCGCGGGATGGGTTTCCTCAACTGGAAAATCTTGATTTTAAGGGAATAGATGAGTGGGAAGAGTGGATAGTAGAAGAAGGCTCCATGCCCCTTCTTCATACTCTCGATATTAAAGGTTGTCCAAATTTAAAGGAGCTTCCTGATGGGCTGCGATTCATCACTAACTTGGAGCATCTGAGTGTTGATGATATGGGAGATGAATTCAATTTGAGATTGTCGGAAGGATACTTGCCTTCTCACCTTACAACCATATCTCTAAGTGGTTGTCCTTTTACAGAGGACCCAATGCCGATTCTAGAGAAGTTGTTTCACTTGAAAAAGATTACTTTAGGAGATAGATCTTTCTGTGGGAGGAGAATGATTTGCTCCAAGGATGGGTTTCCTCAATTGCAGAAGTTAACATTTTCGGGATTAGAGGATTGGGAAGAGTGGATAGTAGAAGAAGGCTCCATGCCCCTTCTCCATACTCTTGATATTTTGGTTTGTCCAAAGTTAAAGGAGCTTCCTGATGGGCTGCAATTCATCGCTTCTTTGAAGAGCGTGACCTGTTATGGTATGGAAAAGAGATGGGAGAAGAGACTGTGGAAAGGAGGAAAAGATTACTACAAAGTCCAACACATCCCTTCTGTTAAATTCATTAGTGAGTGAAACAGCAGCTGAAGGAGACTCCCAGCAATTACGGAACTATCAggtattatatataatataggaAAGAACTTCTTGGCAACTTCTTTGGATTTGCACAAACTACACAATTTAGTTAAGACTATTTCGTTGCAATGTCTCTGATGATATGTGTTTTACCAATTGCTTTTAATATATTGGCAAACAGAGGAGTGGATGATGCGGTGAAGCTGTTCGATGAAGTGTCTTACTGAGGACACTTGATCTCCTGTACTGCTTTTAGTTTTTCTAGAGAGAAAAAGATATGTATTTAGGGAATTGAAGCTGTTCCACGAAGGTTCTCTTGTTGACTGAGAGATGGATATATGTTAAGATTCTTATATTTATTAGTATGTATTCTCTTtattttgctcaaaaaaaaaaaaattagtactctctttacatttttttctcaAGCGACTAGGCTTTGAAAATTTCCGTATAGAACCGCGTTGAAACTCTTCAGTTCGACTACTTGAAATGAAAAGGGGATATTGAGAGATGTATTTAGAGAAGTGAGCACCTCTCAGCCTCGTTTGGTAGGAACCGAACAATATGTCCACCCTATCACACCAACTTGTTTCATTTAAactaattgtttattttatcaCTTTTGAtgaattttataatgaaaaggGACTGATTAGGGATTGTGCTGATGAAAAGGATCCTATCAAATACATGATTAGTACCCTATTTTGCAAAACTGTTACAAGGAGTTACTTGCTCCCGGTAGCTTTCCACTAGGTGCTGCGTGCGTCTGCAAACAATTCGACGAGTAACCTTGGGGATGCATTGGAGAGAGGCCAACGTCCTATAATAGGGAATGGTGGTGATGACCAGGTTAGATATGGTTTCCTTATTCTGTTTGTATTTGTTTCTAAACTTTGTAGTTGATTTGGTTCTTGTAGAGCTCATGTTCAAGACCAGAGATGCAAGGTGAGAGCGCAGACGTGGAGGACTCAACTAAAGAAGCCATTTGACTTCATGGGAGCGTCGTTTAGAAGAAACGCACAACGCAACAGAGAAAAAAGTGTTGCTAGATACGAATCTATGATAGAGCTTGATCTCTCCCTGAGAAGACCTAACACTTGCGAGAACCAATCTTCTGCAGAAAAGCCCTCTCTTCATCCTTCTAGTGCATCTGTCCTTGCGCTTCATCCGGAACTTGTTTAAAGCGGCTTCCCGTGGAAGCGGTTCAGAGGTATTGTATTGGTTGACGTTATCATCTTCACTTGCTGCAACATTCTTTCTTTGATTAGAAACCAAGGGAGAAACCGAACATTGTGGCCTGTGAACGTACCTGGCAACAAGAACATACAATCAGCAGAAAGAACAACACATGTTGAAAGACTGAGACTGATAGTCAAAGTGCGACAAAGATTTCAAGCtcacacaaaactctctcattattttagttatttattttttgtttctcattATTATTgttgtatatgtatttttatgtaatatatgtatttatatgtaatttgtTTACAGTCTAaccaataaataattttcaattgtttaaaaaaaaagatttttatttttacttggACAGTTCGCATTCATATTGAAATACATTGGAAGAAACTGGCAGAGCAACGTCCGCGTATCAAAGGGCAGTTCGTTCGTCAAGTCCATTCCACTGAGACCTCAACACAAGAAGCTCTACAATGATCCAAACATATCGatgatgatatttatttatacataagagagttcaatttttgttttcactGATACGAGATAACTCCCCACATGCGTAGTTGTGTGTACATACaactttgttgttgttgagatTAATTAGTTAATCTACACTTACGTTATCTCCTTACATTACACATACCTGATTACATCTTCTACTAGTCTCCTAATTACAATGAAAATACACATTCTTATGTTCAAAGTTCTtcattcatcatcatcctcgtcaccaccaccaccatcgtagtcatcatcatcatcatcatcatcatcatcatcgtcatcatccaAAGCGTTGGATTCTTGCTCGTAGATCTGATACTCTCCATCGCTATCAGCACCATCCGAGGCTGGTTTGCTGCTTGGAAATCTATCGAACAAGCCTTGGAGATACGTTCTCGAGTTGTTGTTCTCCATCTCCCCATCTTATCATCGTTATTAAAGAATAACTAAGATTAAGCTCCTAATCGTCTTATCAACTTTTCTATGTATGTATTATCATTCACTAAAAGTTTATGAATTTGAAGGATACATCCATGAGAACTTAATGACATCTCATCATCGTCCTCTGCAGCCTGCAAAAGAACACATTAAgaggaaaaaaataatgatgaaAATGGATTTTGGGGGAAACTATAGAAAGTGAAGTAAATAAAAAAGGGTTACCACATCGAGTTCCTCGTATTCATCATCATCCACGTCTTCAGCATCTTCATCCGCTGACACCTCTTtctctttgtttgtgtttttatgCTTCTTCAGCTCTTCCCTATCTGCGAATTATGTTACATTAGTACATGTTACTTCCATATCTTCTAAGGAGAAGACAGAACGTGTTCGATGGCATGATTGAAGTTATGTTATTGATCTTACCTTTAACTTTTTCCAGGTGATCTGGTTTGCAAGATGTCAGTGAATCTTTTTGAATTCTCGTCTTCTCTGACCTCTCAAACTCATCTTGAATAGATTTAAAAACATCTTCAAAACCTGGCTCAGGAAACACAGACACAAACCTCACAGCTACTCGGAGTCTCAGATTATCAAG
It contains:
- the LOC108811603 gene encoding two-component response regulator-like APRR5, whose protein sequence is MVVMTRAHVQDQRCKVRAQTWRTQLKKPFDFMGASFRRNAQRNREKSVARYESMIELDLSLRRPNTCENQSSAEKPSLHPSSASVLALHPELV
- the LOC108811604 gene encoding probable disease resistance protein At1g58390, yielding MAEVAVALLPFAVERLWNLLVREAERFQGVEEQFEGLKKDVDMLRCFLKDAEAKKHASEMVKKTIKDIKEIVYDAEDVVETFLLKKELKESSSSSVKRFACVTITRMGLGSDMRTICKRISEVIRDMQNLGVQKVIVDDEHMQALQVREREMRQTFSRDDEEQPFVGIERNVEKLVGYLVEEDSSQVVSITGMGGLGKTTLARQVFNHKKIKSHFPALAWVCVSQQFERKCVWQTILRQLRPECDVSKMMEDELLEKIVRVLETQKALIVIDDIWREGDWDLIKPVFLPKKGCKVLLTSRNEEVALHAGEQCDPIKLECLTFEESWDLFQRIAFPIQDTAEFKIEEDMKELGIEMLKHCGGLPLAIKVLGGMLHKKYTLQQWKTIRENIKAPIFRGSGTDERNINKEVYDVLYLSFEELPAYLKYCFLYLASFPEDYAIPVENLSYYWAAEGMLRPMDFDGASIREVADICIEELVKRNMVISKRDIDTSRFETLQLHDMMREVCLRKAEEENFVQTIDTSIANSKSPCKSRRLALTGWHQEPPFNVDMEVKNPSLRTLLLIGNGEWKVTSLFFPRHKLMRVLDLPWVEFEGGKVPSSIGKLIHLRYLSLRRSHATRLPSSMRNLKKLLYLNLDVIGEVYMPNILKEMRELTFLSLPVIFHEKTNLELGNLVKLETLKYYCTKHGRVTDLQGPALGMQRLRSLFIYIMDERYTMETLSSSLSKLSHLESLTIDSRGRFYRPTNDDEKGFVWDFVNLKQLKLEIYMPRLPDAQRFPSHLRTISLRQCRLEKDPMPILEKLLHLKEIELWNASFIGRRMDCSRHGFPQLQKLLFKGLDEWEEWILEEGSMPLLHTLNITFCPNLKELPDGLRFITSLKNLTVEYSSAKLSVRYFPFRLTTISLTKCCLEENLMPVLERLLHLKIMYLGKGSLYGKRLVCSRDGFPQLENLDFKGIDEWEEWIVEEGSMPLLHTLDIKGCPNLKELPDGLRFITNLEHLSVDDMGDEFNLRLSEGYLPSHLTTISLSGCPFTEDPMPILEKLFHLKKITLGDRSFCGRRMICSKDGFPQLQKLTFSGLEDWEEWIVEEGSMPLLHTLDILVCPKLKELPDGLQFIASLKSVTCYGMEKRWEKRLWKGGKDYYKVQHIPSVKFISE